In Streptomyces ambofaciens ATCC 23877, a single genomic region encodes these proteins:
- a CDS encoding nuclear transport factor 2 family protein has protein sequence MTSTVTNDQPATGAGSGSGSGSGSGARAEIAGLLHRYLLSLDDEELDDAWTAGLFTDDAVVAFPVSRHQGADGMAAYHRSALSAFAATQHLGSPAVVELDGPRATLRANLISTHVHHAHHALPQGSLPPLFATGTFVNGEARRTPEGWRLNLLAFRLLWADGSPPPPAR, from the coding sequence ATGACCTCCACTGTGACGAACGATCAGCCCGCCACCGGAGCCGGCTCCGGCTCCGGCTCCGGTTCCGGTTCCGGCGCGCGCGCCGAGATCGCCGGCCTGCTGCACCGGTACCTGCTCTCGCTGGACGACGAGGAACTCGACGACGCCTGGACCGCGGGCCTGTTCACCGACGACGCGGTCGTGGCGTTCCCGGTCAGCCGGCACCAGGGCGCCGACGGCATGGCCGCCTACCACCGCTCGGCGCTGTCGGCGTTCGCGGCGACCCAGCACCTGGGCTCCCCGGCCGTGGTCGAACTGGACGGGCCACGCGCCACGCTGCGGGCGAACCTGATCTCCACCCACGTGCACCACGCGCACCACGCACTCCCCCAGGGCAGCCTGCCCCCGCTCTTCGCGACGGGCACGTTCGTCAACGGCGAGGCCCGCCGCACCCCCGAGGGCTGGCGGCTGAACCTGCTGGCGTTCCGGCTGCTGTGGGCCGACGGCTCACCGCCGCCGCCCGCACGGTGA
- a CDS encoding ketosynthase chain-length factor, whose amino-acid sequence MTASVVVTGLGVTAPNGLGLKDYWAATLGGKHGIGRITRFDPTGYPARLAGQIDGFEADRLLPSRLLPQTDRVTRLALVAADWALADAGADPAQLPEFDMGVITASAAGGFEFGQGELQALWSQGSQYVSAYQSFAWFYAVNSGQISIRNGMKGPAGVVVSEGAGGLDAVAQARRQIRKGTSLIVTGAVDASLCPWGWVAQLAGGRLSTSDEPDHAYLPFDRDARGFVPGEGGAILIAEDAAAARTRGARPYGEIAGYGATIDPRPGSGREPGLRKAIETALADARLSAADIDVVFADGAGDPAGDRIEADAISTVFGDRGVPVTVPKTMTGRLYSGGAPLDLAAAFLALRDGVIPPTVHIDPCADYPLDLVLGEPRPAPLRTALILARGHGGFNSAMAVRAV is encoded by the coding sequence ATGACCGCCTCCGTGGTGGTGACCGGCCTGGGCGTCACCGCGCCCAACGGCCTGGGCCTGAAGGACTACTGGGCCGCGACGCTGGGCGGCAAGCACGGCATCGGCCGCATCACCCGCTTCGACCCCACCGGCTACCCGGCCCGCCTGGCCGGGCAGATCGACGGCTTCGAGGCCGACCGGCTGCTGCCCAGCCGGCTGCTGCCGCAGACCGACCGGGTCACCCGCCTGGCGCTGGTGGCCGCCGACTGGGCCCTGGCCGACGCCGGCGCCGACCCCGCACAACTGCCCGAGTTCGACATGGGCGTCATCACCGCCTCCGCCGCCGGCGGCTTCGAGTTCGGCCAGGGCGAACTGCAGGCCCTGTGGAGCCAGGGCAGCCAGTACGTCTCCGCCTACCAGTCCTTCGCCTGGTTCTACGCCGTCAACAGCGGCCAGATCTCCATCCGCAACGGCATGAAGGGCCCCGCCGGCGTCGTCGTCAGCGAAGGCGCCGGAGGACTCGACGCCGTCGCCCAGGCCCGCCGGCAGATCCGCAAGGGCACCTCGCTGATCGTCACCGGCGCCGTCGACGCCTCCCTGTGCCCGTGGGGCTGGGTCGCCCAGCTGGCCGGCGGCCGGCTCTCCACCAGCGACGAACCCGACCACGCCTACCTGCCCTTCGACCGCGACGCCCGCGGCTTCGTCCCCGGCGAGGGCGGCGCGATCCTCATCGCCGAGGACGCGGCCGCCGCCCGCACCCGCGGCGCCCGCCCCTACGGCGAGATCGCCGGCTACGGCGCCACCATCGACCCCCGGCCCGGCAGCGGACGCGAACCCGGCCTGCGCAAGGCGATCGAGACCGCCCTGGCCGACGCCCGGCTGAGCGCCGCCGACATCGACGTCGTCTTCGCCGACGGCGCCGGCGACCCGGCCGGCGACCGCATCGAAGCCGACGCCATCAGCACCGTCTTCGGCGACCGCGGCGTGCCGGTGACCGTGCCCAAGACGATGACCGGACGCCTGTACTCCGGCGGCGCGCCCCTGGACCTGGCCGCCGCGTTCCTCGCCCTGCGCGACGGCGTCATCCCGCCCACCGTGCACATCGACCCGTGCGCCGACTACCCCCTGGACCTGGTCCTGGGCGAGCCGCGCCCGGCCCCGCTGCGCACCGCCCTGATCCTGGCCCGCGGCCACGGAGGCTTCAACTCCGCCATGGCCGTACGCGCCGTATGA
- a CDS encoding beta-ketoacyl-[acyl-carrier-protein] synthase family protein, translating into MSRRRVVITGIEVIAPGGVGRENFWNLLSSGRTATRGITFFDPAPFRSRVAAEADFDPFAHGLSPQEVRRLDRAAQFAVVASRGAVADSGLDVAALDPHRVGVTVGSAVGATMGLDEEYRVVSDGGRLEAVDHTYAVPHLYDYMVPSSFAAEVAWAVGAEGPSTVVSTGCTSGIDSVGYAVELVREGSADVVIAGSSDAPISPITMACFDAIKATTPRHDEPECASRPFDKTRNGFVLGEGCAFFVLEELDSARKRGAHIYAEIAGYSTRSNAYHMTGLRPDGAEMAEAIDLALAEARLNPQAIDYVNAHGSGTKQNDRHETAAFKRSLGEHAFRTPVSSIKSMVGHSLGAIGSIEIAASALAMEYDVVPPTANLHTADPECDLDYVPLVARDQLIDAVLTVGSGFGGFQSAMVLASPERSLV; encoded by the coding sequence TTGAGCAGGCGACGTGTCGTGATCACCGGGATCGAGGTGATCGCGCCGGGCGGGGTGGGCCGGGAGAACTTCTGGAACCTGCTCAGCTCGGGGCGCACCGCGACCCGCGGCATCACCTTCTTCGACCCCGCCCCCTTCCGCTCCCGGGTGGCCGCCGAGGCCGACTTCGACCCCTTCGCGCACGGTCTGAGCCCCCAGGAGGTCCGCCGCCTGGACCGGGCCGCGCAGTTCGCCGTCGTCGCCTCGCGCGGCGCGGTCGCCGACAGCGGCCTGGACGTCGCCGCCCTGGACCCGCACCGCGTCGGTGTCACCGTCGGCAGCGCCGTCGGCGCCACGATGGGCCTGGACGAGGAGTACCGCGTCGTCAGCGACGGCGGCCGCCTGGAGGCGGTCGACCACACCTACGCCGTCCCGCACCTGTACGACTACATGGTGCCCAGCTCGTTCGCGGCCGAAGTCGCCTGGGCGGTGGGCGCCGAGGGCCCCAGCACGGTGGTCTCCACCGGCTGCACCTCCGGCATCGACTCCGTGGGCTACGCCGTGGAACTGGTCCGCGAGGGCTCCGCCGACGTCGTGATCGCCGGCTCCTCCGACGCGCCGATCTCCCCGATCACCATGGCCTGCTTCGACGCGATCAAGGCGACCACCCCCCGCCACGACGAACCCGAGTGCGCCTCGCGCCCCTTCGACAAGACCCGCAACGGTTTCGTCCTGGGCGAGGGCTGCGCCTTCTTCGTGCTGGAGGAGCTGGACAGCGCCCGCAAGCGCGGCGCCCACATCTACGCCGAGATCGCCGGGTACTCCACCCGCTCCAACGCCTACCACATGACGGGGCTGCGCCCCGACGGCGCGGAGATGGCCGAGGCGATCGACCTGGCGCTGGCCGAGGCCCGCCTGAACCCGCAGGCCATCGACTACGTCAACGCCCACGGCTCGGGCACCAAGCAGAACGACCGGCACGAGACGGCCGCGTTCAAGCGCAGCCTGGGCGAACACGCCTTCCGCACCCCGGTCAGCTCCATCAAGTCCATGGTCGGGCACTCGCTGGGCGCGATCGGCTCCATCGAGATCGCCGCCTCGGCCCTGGCCATGGAGTACGACGTCGTCCCGCCCACCGCCAACCTGCACACCGCCGACCCCGAGTGCGACCTCGACTACGTGCCCCTGGTCGCCCGCGACCAGCTGATCGACGCGGTCCTGACCGTCGGCAGCGGATTCGGCGGCTTCCAGAGCGCCATGGTGCTCGCCAGCCCGGAAAGGAGCCTGGTATGA
- a CDS encoding TcmI family type II polyketide cyclase: protein MHSTLIVARMAAASSNDVAKLFADFDATEMPHRMGTRRRQLFSYRGLYFHLQDFDEDNGGELIEAAKADPRFVGISEDLKPFIEAYDPATWRSPADAMATRFYDWEASR, encoded by the coding sequence ATGCACAGCACGCTGATCGTCGCCCGGATGGCGGCCGCCTCCAGCAACGACGTGGCGAAGTTGTTCGCCGACTTCGACGCCACCGAGATGCCGCACCGCATGGGCACGCGGCGCCGCCAGCTGTTCTCCTACCGGGGCCTGTACTTCCACCTGCAGGACTTCGACGAGGACAACGGCGGCGAGCTGATCGAGGCGGCCAAGGCCGACCCGCGTTTCGTGGGCATCAGCGAGGACCTCAAGCCGTTCATCGAGGCCTACGACCCCGCCACCTGGCGCTCGCCGGCCGACGCCATGGCCACCCGCTTCTACGACTGGGAGGCCTCCCGTTGA
- a CDS encoding FAD-dependent monooxygenase, with product MEFYDSDVVVVGAGPTGLMLAGELRLAGVSVVVLDKLAEPIKESRALGFSARTIEEFAQRGLMDRFGEVGVIPVGHFGGVPLDYQVIEGGSYGARGIPQARTEGILGGWARELGAEVRRGYEVTAIEDTGTSVTVEAAGADGSPLSLRARYVVGCDGARSSVRKLAGIDFPGTEPAIELRFADVAGVQLRPRFSGERVPGGMVMVLPMGPDRCRVIYFDSSQPLRTAPEAITFEEVADSWQRLTGEDISGATPLWVSSATDVSRQAAQYRKGRVFLAGDAAHIHLPIGAQGMSAGVQDAVNLGWKLALDISGRAPQGLLDTYHSERHPVGQRILTNTLAQRILYLGGDEITPMREVLAELMGSHVSVQRHLAGMVTGLDIRHDVGEGDHPLLGRRLPDRELVVDGEKIPFYSLLRPGRAVLLELGGDRGLRTAAAGWADRVDLVAAEFDGCEAPVDGILVRPDGYVAWVAALGAGADGLTTALDRWFGPTA from the coding sequence ATGGAATTCTACGATTCGGACGTCGTTGTCGTGGGAGCCGGTCCCACCGGTCTTATGCTCGCAGGTGAATTGAGGCTTGCTGGAGTTTCGGTGGTGGTCCTGGACAAACTCGCCGAGCCGATTAAGGAATCCCGGGCGCTGGGATTTTCGGCACGGACCATCGAGGAGTTCGCGCAGCGCGGCCTCATGGACCGGTTCGGTGAGGTCGGAGTCATCCCGGTCGGCCACTTCGGCGGCGTACCGCTCGACTACCAGGTGATCGAGGGCGGTTCGTACGGGGCGCGCGGCATTCCGCAGGCCCGCACCGAAGGCATCCTGGGCGGCTGGGCGCGCGAGCTGGGCGCCGAGGTCCGCCGCGGGTACGAGGTCACCGCGATCGAGGACACCGGCACTTCGGTGACCGTCGAGGCCGCCGGCGCCGACGGCTCTCCCCTTTCCCTGCGCGCCCGCTACGTCGTGGGCTGCGACGGTGCCCGCAGCAGCGTGCGCAAGCTCGCCGGCATCGACTTCCCCGGCACCGAGCCGGCGATCGAGCTGCGTTTCGCGGACGTGGCCGGAGTGCAGCTGCGGCCCCGTTTCAGCGGCGAGCGGGTCCCCGGCGGCATGGTCATGGTCCTGCCGATGGGCCCCGACCGCTGCCGCGTCATCTACTTCGACAGCTCCCAGCCGCTGCGCACCGCCCCGGAGGCGATCACCTTCGAGGAGGTCGCGGACAGCTGGCAGCGGCTGACCGGCGAGGACATCAGCGGCGCCACCCCGCTGTGGGTGAGCTCCGCCACCGACGTCAGCCGCCAGGCCGCCCAGTACCGCAAGGGCCGCGTCTTCCTGGCCGGTGACGCCGCGCACATCCACCTGCCGATCGGCGCGCAGGGCATGAGCGCGGGCGTGCAGGACGCCGTGAACCTCGGCTGGAAGCTCGCCCTGGACATCAGCGGCCGCGCCCCCCAGGGGCTGCTGGACACCTACCACAGCGAGCGCCACCCGGTGGGGCAGCGGATCCTGACCAACACCCTCGCCCAGCGCATCCTCTACCTCGGCGGCGACGAGATCACCCCGATGCGCGAGGTGCTGGCCGAGCTCATGGGCTCCCACGTCTCCGTGCAGCGCCACCTGGCCGGCATGGTCACCGGGCTGGACATCCGCCACGACGTCGGCGAGGGCGACCACCCGCTGCTGGGCCGGCGCCTGCCGGACCGGGAACTGGTCGTCGACGGGGAGAAGATCCCCTTCTACTCGCTGCTGCGCCCGGGGCGGGCCGTGCTCCTGGAGCTCGGCGGCGACCGGGGCCTGCGCACCGCGGCGGCCGGCTGGGCCGACCGCGTCGACCTGGTCGCCGCCGAGTTCGACGGCTGCGAGGCGCCGGTGGACGGCATCCTCGTGCGCCCCGACGGCTACGTCGCCTGGGTCGCCGCCCTGGGGGCCGGCGCCGACGGCCTCACCACCGCCCTGGACCGCTGGTTCGGCCCCACCGCCTGA
- a CDS encoding acyl carrier protein, translated as MATKLFTLDDLKRTLRDAAGVAEGVDLDGDILDTEFEVIGYESLALLEAGSLIEREYGISLDEEAVGEANTPRTFIEVVNAQLAPAQAA; from the coding sequence ATGGCCACCAAGCTCTTCACCCTCGACGACCTCAAGCGCACCCTGCGCGACGCCGCGGGCGTCGCCGAGGGCGTGGACCTGGACGGCGACATCCTCGACACCGAGTTCGAGGTCATCGGCTACGAGTCCCTCGCCCTGCTGGAGGCCGGCAGCCTCATCGAGCGCGAGTACGGCATCTCCCTCGACGAGGAGGCCGTCGGCGAGGCCAACACCCCCCGCACCTTCATCGAGGTCGTCAACGCCCAGCTCGCGCCCGCCCAGGCCGCCTGA
- a CDS encoding antibiotic biosynthesis monooxygenase family protein has translation MPIISAEDKHLTVLNLFTTDTPEKQGKLIEEMTKIVDAATYEGWMSSTVHSGVDSHGTLNFIQWRSGEDLEKRYAGEEFKHRTLPVFGEITTSIRLMQNEVAHTLTSDALGGKIEIGPGRDDYTVFTVFPVTPQGQDEALDALGPGQAFLAQVPGFRAHVVLKGLRARGLEGAFVISYSQWDSKQAWEAYRDQAPQDQDEARKAAVGRVRAVVAGEPYSNTYQVVHTRSAGE, from the coding sequence ATGCCCATCATCTCCGCCGAGGACAAGCACCTCACCGTCCTGAACCTGTTCACCACGGACACTCCCGAGAAGCAGGGCAAGCTGATCGAGGAGATGACGAAGATCGTCGACGCGGCCACGTACGAGGGCTGGATGTCCTCCACCGTCCACTCCGGCGTCGACTCCCACGGCACCCTCAACTTCATCCAGTGGCGCAGCGGCGAGGACCTGGAAAAGCGGTACGCGGGCGAGGAGTTCAAGCACCGCACGCTGCCGGTCTTCGGTGAGATCACCACCTCGATCCGGCTGATGCAGAACGAGGTCGCCCACACGCTGACCTCCGACGCCCTCGGCGGGAAGATCGAGATCGGCCCCGGCCGCGACGACTACACCGTCTTCACCGTCTTCCCGGTCACCCCCCAGGGCCAGGACGAGGCCCTGGACGCCCTCGGCCCCGGCCAGGCCTTCCTCGCCCAGGTGCCCGGCTTCCGCGCGCACGTCGTCCTCAAGGGGCTGCGCGCCCGCGGCCTGGAGGGCGCCTTCGTCATCTCCTACTCCCAGTGGGACAGCAAGCAGGCCTGGGAGGCCTACCGCGACCAGGCCCCCCAGGACCAGGACGAGGCCCGCAAGGCGGCCGTCGGCCGGGTGCGCGCCGTCGTCGCCGGTGAGCCCTACAGCAACACCTACCAGGTCGTGCACACGCGTTCGGCCGGCGAGTGA
- the fabG gene encoding 3-oxoacyl-ACP reductase FabG — protein MTDTTTQRVAVITGATSGIGLASARLLGAQGHRVFIGARSADNVAATVKELQGEGLDVDGAVVDVRDTASVDAWIQAAVDRFGTLDVVVNNAGRSGGGPTADIADELWDDVIDTNLNSVFRVTRAALTLGGLRAKDRGRIINVASTAGKQGVVLGAPYSASKHGVVGFTKALGNELAPTGITVNAVCPGYVETPMAQRVRQGYAAAYDTSEEAILDKFQAKIPLGRYSTPQEVAGLIGYLASDTAASITSQALNVCGGLGNF, from the coding sequence ATGACCGACACCACCACCCAGCGCGTCGCCGTCATCACCGGCGCCACCAGCGGCATCGGCCTGGCCAGCGCCCGCCTCCTGGGCGCACAGGGCCACCGGGTGTTCATCGGCGCGCGCAGCGCCGACAACGTCGCCGCCACCGTCAAGGAACTCCAGGGCGAGGGCCTGGACGTCGACGGCGCCGTCGTCGACGTCCGCGACACCGCCTCCGTCGACGCCTGGATCCAGGCCGCCGTCGACCGCTTCGGCACCCTGGACGTCGTCGTCAACAACGCCGGCCGCTCCGGCGGCGGCCCCACCGCCGACATCGCCGACGAGCTGTGGGACGACGTCATCGACACCAACCTCAACAGCGTCTTCCGCGTCACCCGCGCCGCCCTGACCCTAGGCGGCCTGCGCGCCAAGGACCGCGGCCGCATCATCAACGTCGCCTCCACCGCCGGCAAGCAGGGCGTCGTCCTGGGCGCCCCCTACTCCGCCTCCAAGCACGGCGTCGTCGGCTTCACCAAGGCCCTGGGCAACGAACTCGCCCCCACCGGCATCACCGTCAACGCGGTCTGCCCCGGATACGTCGAGACGCCCATGGCCCAGCGCGTGCGCCAGGGCTACGCCGCCGCCTACGACACCTCCGAGGAGGCCATCCTCGACAAGTTCCAGGCGAAGATCCCCCTCGGCCGCTACTCCACCCCCCAGGAGGTCGCCGGCCTCATCGGCTACCTGGCCTCCGACACCGCCGCGTCCATCACCTCGCAGGCCCTGAACGTCTGCGGCGGCCTCGGCAACTTCTGA